The proteins below come from a single Chelmon rostratus isolate fCheRos1 chromosome 10, fCheRos1.pri, whole genome shotgun sequence genomic window:
- the LOC121612393 gene encoding uncharacterized protein LOC121612393 — translation MRMNIFPKFALKQFSTYISIIVIFVHNVVLEKDLKCSCEQQALHCSCYMFLPFFTLLILQLWMDKSFQRGLKYGCTFFCTLCYDVLKAALVSTMWVSSVLIDGDWYLCCQNNHSDKQAKLACKDEKNITLEEKALIAELKNTSLVIGLILLLIVTLVAASLSPLIRSKYCKCFRGENLYFKLISEVEETELTEVLQAAAKESLSRGIKAKFDAGKWKESFNVAGQLINDKAAPVHPKQSAATDRTATSTTADTAGAAAAAAAAAASSSSAAAAAAASSSSSAAAFEAPIELQERSTQHAGEADPLVSTELGKEEKA, via the exons ATGAGGATGAACATCTTTCCAAAGTTTGCTCTCAAACAGTTCAGCACCTACATCTCAATCATTGTGATCTTTGTTCACAACGTCGTGCTTGAGAAGGATCTGAagtgcagctgtgagcagcaagctcttcactgcagctgctaCATGTTTCTGCCGTTTTTTACTCTGCTAATTCTACAGCTGTGGATGGACAAGTCTTTTCAGAGAGGACTGAAGTACGGCTGCACGTTTTTCTGCACGCTATGTTACGACGTGCTGAAGGCAGCTTTGGTCAGCACAATGTGGGTTTCCTCCGTGCTCATCGATGGAGACTGGTACCTCTGCTGTCAGAACAACCATTCTGACAAACAGGCCAAGTTAGCCTGCAAGGACGAGAAAAACATCACACTGGAGGAGAAGGCGCTCATAGCCGAACTGAAGAACACGTCTTTG GTCATCGGCCTCATTTTGCTCCTCATTGTAACCTTGGTGGCCGCCTCGTTGTCGCCACTCATTCGATCTAAGTACTGCAAATGTTTCAGAGGAGAAAATCTGTATTTCAAACTGATTTCGGAGGTGGAGGAAACCGAGCTGACGGAAGTTTTGCAAGCAGCGGCAAAAGAAAGTTTGAGTCGTGGAATCAAGGCCAAGTTTGATGCAGGAAAGTGGAAGGAATCCTTCAATGTCGCTGGACAGCTGATCAATGACAAGGCTGCACCTGTACATCCCAAACAG tccGCAGCTACAGACCGAACGGCCACAAGTACAACAGCagacacagctggagcagcagcagcagcagcagcagcagcagcatcatcatcatcagcagcagcagcagcagcagcatcatcatcatcatcagcagcagcatttgaG GCGCCCATTGAACTTCAGGAGAGGAGCACACAG CATGCAGGTGAAGCTGATCCACTGGTCTCCACCGAGCTCGGGAAGGAAGAGAAAGCTTAA